The following are encoded in a window of Massilia sp. R2A-15 genomic DNA:
- a CDS encoding lipocalin family protein, whose product MTALLLLGLSWNALAADVAPAGARPLSTIASLDVPRYMGTWYEIAKFPNRFQKKCVGFTSATYSALADGTLQVRNRCRMDNGQFDEAVGAARQVGGPDSPRLKVRFAPAFLSFLPMVWGDYWVIDLDAGYQLAAVSEQKREFLWILSRTPKVDPARYRALVARLEAQGFDVSKLVPTRQE is encoded by the coding sequence GTGACCGCATTATTACTGCTGGGGCTGAGCTGGAATGCGCTGGCCGCCGACGTGGCGCCGGCAGGCGCCAGGCCGCTCTCAACCATCGCGTCGCTCGACGTGCCGCGCTACATGGGCACCTGGTACGAGATCGCGAAGTTCCCAAACAGGTTTCAGAAGAAATGTGTCGGATTCACTTCCGCGACATATTCCGCCCTGGCCGACGGCACGCTGCAAGTGCGAAATCGCTGCCGCATGGACAACGGCCAGTTCGACGAGGCCGTCGGCGCCGCGCGCCAGGTGGGCGGGCCCGATTCGCCCAGGCTGAAGGTGCGCTTCGCCCCGGCGTTTCTGTCCTTCCTGCCGATGGTGTGGGGCGATTACTGGGTGATCGACCTGGACGCCGGTTACCAGCTGGCCGCCGTGAGCGAACAGAAACGCGAGTTCCTGTGGATACTGTCGCGCACGCCCAAGGTCGACCCGGCACGTTACCGTGCGCTGGTCGCGCGCCTGGAAGCGCAGGGGTTCGACGTGAGCAAACTGGTGCCCACCAGGCAGGAATAG
- a CDS encoding pentapeptide repeat-containing protein translates to MPTPATTISGASLNRAQITELLASGKGAIVFDRCELDGADCSRLDFQHAEFVGCSLVETSFYAANLSRSKWRRCRGGQADFESAEIVDARFDACDLNNTNWRRARLASAAFTECKLTGASFEEAGHLGLAFEQCRLAGADLRRFSFRKARLNGLDFQDADLSGCDFRQAVFDECSLRDAHLKDTRFDGADLRGADIAGIKLGNAAMFKGAIISSRQAAEMMLELGLVVA, encoded by the coding sequence ATGCCAACTCCCGCCACCACCATTTCCGGCGCCAGCCTGAATCGCGCCCAGATCACCGAACTGCTCGCAAGCGGGAAGGGCGCCATCGTGTTCGACCGCTGCGAGCTGGACGGGGCCGACTGCTCCCGGCTCGATTTCCAGCACGCCGAATTCGTCGGCTGTTCGCTGGTCGAAACGTCTTTTTACGCAGCGAACCTGTCGCGCAGCAAGTGGCGCCGTTGCCGCGGCGGCCAGGCCGATTTCGAATCGGCCGAGATCGTCGATGCCCGCTTCGACGCCTGCGATCTGAATAATACGAACTGGCGCCGCGCACGGTTGGCGTCGGCAGCCTTCACGGAGTGCAAGCTGACCGGCGCCAGCTTCGAGGAAGCGGGCCACCTGGGACTCGCGTTCGAGCAATGCCGGCTGGCCGGTGCGGACCTGCGCCGTTTTTCGTTTCGCAAGGCGCGGCTCAATGGCCTGGACTTCCAGGACGCGGATTTGTCCGGCTGCGACTTCCGCCAGGCCGTGTTCGATGAGTGCAGCCTGCGCGACGCGCATCTGAAGGACACCAGGTTCGACGGCGCCGACCTGCGCGGCGCCGACATCGCCGGCATCAAGCTGGGCAATGCCGCCATGTTCAAGGGAGCGATCATCTCCAGCCGCCAGGCGGCGGAGATGATGCTCGAACTGGGCCTGGTGGTGGCATGA
- a CDS encoding MFS transporter: MQPVPSLVHPAHGGAERADDTAQRVNAKVSKRLLWFIFLLFVFSFLDRINIGFAGLTMMKDLGLTSTQFGLATTLFYVAYIACGIPSNIMLARVGARRWIGAIMIAWGVASSATMFATNPNTLYLLRAMVGITEAGFLPGMLLYLTFWFPAAYRARANAMFMIAMPVTAALGSAASGYILGLDGAAGLKGWQWLFLLEGLPSALLGLAVFYYLDDRPQQAKWLSAEEKATLARSLASDRPPEPAAHAKRSLLAELASPTVIKFAVAYFCLVNTLAMVAVWTPLIVKSFNAGASNQTVGRLAAIPQIVTIAAMIWWGRRSDRKQERRWHLMLPMLMSAAGWICTAAASHPALQLLGICLASAGSYTAMSIFWTTPDQALSFKAQAVGIAVINATGNIGSALNPVIVGWLKDATHSFSAGLIYAAVLLVVGAALVMLLPIDGRKRAAA, from the coding sequence ATGCAACCAGTTCCATCGTTAGTCCATCCCGCCCACGGCGGCGCCGAGCGCGCAGACGACACCGCACAGCGCGTCAACGCAAAAGTGTCGAAGCGCCTGCTGTGGTTCATCTTCCTGCTGTTTGTTTTTTCCTTTTTGGACCGTATCAACATCGGCTTCGCCGGCCTGACGATGATGAAGGACCTGGGCCTGACCTCGACCCAGTTCGGCCTGGCGACCACCTTGTTCTACGTCGCCTACATCGCCTGCGGCATCCCGAGCAACATCATGCTGGCGCGGGTCGGCGCGCGACGCTGGATCGGCGCCATCATGATCGCCTGGGGCGTCGCGTCGAGCGCGACCATGTTCGCCACCAATCCCAACACCCTGTACCTGCTGCGCGCAATGGTGGGCATCACCGAGGCCGGCTTCCTGCCCGGCATGCTGCTGTACCTGACGTTCTGGTTCCCGGCCGCCTACCGCGCCCGCGCCAACGCCATGTTCATGATTGCGATGCCGGTCACCGCGGCGCTCGGCTCGGCCGCATCCGGCTACATCCTCGGCCTGGACGGCGCGGCCGGCCTGAAGGGATGGCAGTGGCTGTTCCTGCTCGAGGGCCTGCCTTCCGCGCTGCTCGGCTTGGCCGTGTTCTACTACCTCGACGACCGTCCGCAGCAAGCCAAATGGCTGTCGGCCGAGGAGAAGGCCACGCTGGCGCGCAGCTTGGCAAGCGATCGCCCGCCGGAGCCGGCTGCCCACGCCAAACGCAGCCTGCTGGCCGAACTGGCGTCACCGACCGTCATCAAATTTGCCGTCGCCTATTTCTGCCTCGTGAACACCTTGGCGATGGTGGCCGTGTGGACCCCGCTGATCGTCAAGAGCTTCAACGCCGGCGCCAGCAACCAGACCGTGGGCCGGCTCGCCGCCATCCCGCAAATCGTCACCATCGCCGCGATGATCTGGTGGGGCCGGCGCTCCGACCGCAAACAGGAACGCCGCTGGCACCTGATGCTGCCGATGCTGATGTCGGCGGCCGGCTGGATCTGCACCGCGGCGGCCAGCCACCCGGCGCTGCAGCTGCTCGGGATTTGCCTGGCGTCGGCGGGCTCTTACACCGCGATGTCGATCTTCTGGACCACGCCGGACCAGGCGCTCAGCTTCAAGGCGCAGGCGGTCGGCATCGCCGTCATCAACGCCACCGGCAATATCGGTTCGGCGCTCAATCCGGTGATCGTCGGCTGGCTCAAGGACGCCACCCACAGTTTCAGCGCAGGCCTGATCTACGCCGCCGTGCTGCTGGTGGTGGGCGCCGCGCTGGTCATGCTCCTGCCGATCGACGGCCGCAAGCGCGCCGCAGCCTGA
- a CDS encoding copper-translocating P-type ATPase — translation MEPVAEGTFYNCPMHPQIRQPGPGSCPICGMALEPVMPSLEEEDNPELADFRRRFWWTLPLSAAVFLLAMFGHMLLPAGLPHQNLIELALSTPVVLWAGWPFFVRCGRSIRNRSPNMWTLIGTGVAAAYVYSVVATFAPGLFPPEFAAHNGRVGVYYEAAAVIVSLTLLGQILELRARSQTSAAIKSLMGLAPRTARRIRADGVEADIPLTHVHIGDLLRVRPGEKVPVDGKVAEGESAVDESMLTGEPMPVTRRPGDSVIGATLNTSGSLVIRAEKVGSQTMLSQIVQMVALAQRSRAPMQRLADVVAGYFVVIVIGIALLTLLGWGLFGPAPGWVFGFVNAVAVLIIACPCALGLATPMSIMAATGRAATQGMLFRDAAAIEGMRRIDTLIVDKTGTLTEGRPAFDRVAAAPGFSEADVLRLAAGIDQGSEHPLAHAIVAEARRRGLALATPEKFESSSGIGVRGLLSGQRIALGNTALMEEELVEWRGLKSQAEELRREGASVVYLAADRMLVGLIAVSDPVKASTAEALRTLRDAGLNVIMATGDGVTTAQAVARKLGIAEVYGEVKPKDKLDLVERLQKAGKVVAMAGDGINDAPALAKADVGIAMGTGTDVAINSAHLTLIKGDLRSIARARRLSLDTVRNMRQNLGFAFVYNALGIPLAAGLFHPLTGHLLSPVIAALAMSLSSVSVITNALRLRGAAS, via the coding sequence ATGGAGCCAGTGGCCGAAGGCACGTTCTACAACTGCCCGATGCACCCGCAGATTCGCCAGCCCGGCCCAGGCAGCTGCCCGATATGCGGCATGGCGCTCGAACCGGTGATGCCGTCGCTGGAGGAAGAGGACAACCCCGAACTGGCCGACTTCAGGCGCCGGTTCTGGTGGACCTTGCCGCTGTCGGCGGCAGTGTTCCTGTTGGCGATGTTCGGGCACATGCTGCTGCCCGCTGGCCTGCCGCACCAGAACCTGATCGAGCTCGCGCTCAGCACGCCAGTGGTGCTGTGGGCCGGCTGGCCGTTCTTTGTCCGATGTGGCAGATCGATCCGCAATCGCAGCCCCAACATGTGGACGCTGATCGGAACCGGCGTCGCGGCGGCCTATGTGTACAGCGTGGTCGCCACCTTTGCGCCGGGTCTGTTCCCGCCGGAGTTCGCCGCGCACAATGGCCGCGTCGGCGTCTATTATGAAGCCGCCGCCGTCATCGTCTCCCTGACCCTGCTGGGACAAATCCTGGAGCTGCGCGCGCGCTCCCAAACCTCGGCCGCCATCAAGTCGCTGATGGGCCTCGCGCCGCGGACGGCGCGGCGCATCCGCGCCGACGGCGTTGAGGCGGACATTCCGCTGACCCATGTGCACATCGGCGACTTGCTGCGCGTGCGGCCCGGCGAGAAGGTGCCGGTCGACGGCAAGGTGGCCGAAGGCGAGAGCGCGGTGGACGAGTCGATGCTGACCGGCGAACCGATGCCGGTCACCAGGCGGCCCGGCGACAGCGTCATCGGCGCCACGCTCAATACCAGCGGAAGCCTGGTGATCCGCGCCGAGAAGGTGGGCTCCCAGACCATGCTCTCGCAGATCGTGCAGATGGTCGCACTGGCGCAGCGCTCGCGCGCGCCGATGCAGCGGCTGGCCGACGTGGTGGCCGGCTACTTCGTCGTGATCGTCATCGGCATCGCGCTGCTCACGCTGCTGGGTTGGGGCTTGTTCGGACCCGCGCCGGGCTGGGTGTTCGGCTTCGTCAACGCGGTCGCGGTGCTTATCATCGCCTGCCCCTGCGCGCTGGGCCTGGCCACGCCGATGTCGATCATGGCCGCGACCGGTCGCGCCGCGACCCAGGGGATGCTGTTCCGCGACGCCGCGGCGATCGAAGGCATGCGCAGGATCGACACCCTCATCGTGGACAAGACCGGCACGCTGACCGAAGGCCGGCCCGCGTTCGACCGCGTGGCTGCGGCCCCCGGCTTCAGCGAAGCGGACGTGCTGCGGCTCGCCGCCGGCATCGACCAGGGCAGCGAACACCCGCTGGCGCACGCGATCGTCGCCGAGGCCCGCCGCCGCGGCCTCGCCCTGGCCACGCCGGAAAAATTCGAATCGTCCAGCGGCATCGGCGTGCGCGGCTTGCTGTCCGGGCAGCGCATCGCGCTCGGCAATACGGCGCTGATGGAAGAAGAGCTGGTCGAATGGCGCGGACTGAAAAGCCAGGCGGAGGAGCTGCGCCGCGAGGGCGCCAGCGTGGTGTACCTGGCAGCCGACCGGATGCTGGTCGGACTGATCGCCGTTTCCGACCCGGTCAAGGCGAGCACCGCGGAAGCGCTGCGGACCCTGCGTGACGCCGGCCTGAACGTCATCATGGCCACCGGCGATGGCGTCACCACGGCGCAGGCTGTGGCGCGCAAGCTGGGCATTGCGGAAGTCTATGGAGAGGTGAAGCCGAAGGACAAGCTGGACCTGGTGGAACGATTGCAGAAGGCCGGCAAGGTGGTGGCGATGGCCGGCGACGGCATCAACGACGCGCCGGCGCTGGCCAAAGCCGACGTTGGCATCGCGATGGGCACGGGGACCGACGTGGCGATCAACAGCGCCCACCTGACGCTGATAAAAGGCGACCTGCGTTCGATCGCGCGGGCGCGCCGGCTGTCGCTGGACACGGTGCGCAACATGCGCCAGAACCTTGGCTTCGCATTCGTCTACAACGCGCTCGGCATTCCGCTTGCCGCCGGATTGTTCCACCCGCTGACGGGACATCTGCTGTCGCCCGTCATCGCCGCGCTGGCGATGAGCCTGAGTTCGGTGTCGGTCATCACGAACGCCTTGCGCTTGCGCGGCGCAGCCTCCTGA
- a CDS encoding FAD-dependent oxidoreductase has protein sequence MDIAFQPYPFSGKQYPARIPALEHGQDARRHPVAIVGGGPVGLATALGLAKQGVASVLIEADSSVCHGSRAICISRRSLEIIERLGAVEGFLEIGLPWTGGRSFYRETEVLHFTMPQDENQKLPPMINLAQYHIEQILLDAAERHADLIDIRWQTRVTAMAQDGDGVTLQLSTPEGDYALQADWMVACDGGRSTIREEMGLQLQGASYEGRYVIVDIAMESARPTERLAYFDPPSNPGSTVLVHKQPDNIWRIDYQVRDDESVDQAVLPENVLPRVQSLLDMMGEKGPWAPIWITMYKANALTLEKYRHGRVLFAGDAAHLVPIFGVRGANSGIDDADNAAWKLAYVIKGLADERLLDSYSSERVAAAHENLSYGTKSTEFMAPPSFAFALMRTAVLSLAEKHPAVRSLINPRQSSAIAYADSPLNAPQEEAWNAGPASGTVLPECPLTVVRDGVESVRHMTDLLGAGFTIFQFAAGEGGDTALADVPATLVTITKRRKIDASAPYGWDHTGRLFALYGAEAGGVYLVRPDGHVAGRWHAPSAATVLAAIERVLHPQTR, from the coding sequence ATGGACATCGCATTCCAACCCTATCCGTTCAGCGGAAAGCAGTACCCGGCGCGCATTCCGGCGCTGGAGCATGGCCAGGATGCGCGCCGCCATCCGGTGGCCATCGTCGGCGGCGGCCCGGTCGGCCTGGCCACGGCGCTGGGCCTCGCAAAACAGGGCGTCGCCTCGGTGCTGATCGAGGCCGACAGCTCGGTGTGCCACGGCAGCCGCGCCATCTGCATCTCGCGCCGCAGCCTGGAGATCATCGAGCGCCTCGGCGCCGTCGAAGGCTTCCTCGAAATCGGCCTGCCGTGGACCGGCGGGCGCAGCTTCTACCGCGAAACAGAGGTGCTGCACTTCACCATGCCGCAGGACGAAAACCAGAAGCTGCCGCCGATGATCAACCTGGCGCAGTATCACATCGAGCAGATCCTGCTCGACGCCGCCGAGCGCCACGCCGACCTGATCGACATCCGCTGGCAGACCCGCGTCACCGCGATGGCGCAGGACGGCGACGGCGTCACCCTGCAACTGTCCACGCCCGAAGGCGACTACGCGCTGCAGGCCGACTGGATGGTCGCCTGCGACGGCGGACGCAGCACCATCCGCGAGGAGATGGGCCTGCAGCTGCAGGGCGCCAGCTACGAAGGGCGCTACGTCATCGTCGACATCGCGATGGAGAGCGCGCGCCCGACCGAGCGGCTGGCGTATTTCGATCCGCCGTCGAATCCCGGCTCCACGGTGCTGGTCCACAAGCAGCCCGACAACATCTGGCGCATCGACTACCAGGTGCGCGACGACGAGAGCGTCGACCAGGCGGTGCTGCCGGAGAACGTGCTGCCGCGCGTGCAAAGCCTGCTCGACATGATGGGCGAGAAGGGTCCGTGGGCGCCGATCTGGATCACGATGTACAAGGCGAATGCTCTGACGCTGGAAAAATACCGCCACGGCCGCGTGCTGTTTGCCGGCGATGCCGCCCACCTGGTGCCGATCTTCGGCGTGCGCGGCGCAAACTCGGGCATCGACGACGCCGACAACGCGGCCTGGAAGCTGGCCTACGTGATCAAGGGCCTGGCCGACGAGCGGCTGCTGGATAGCTATTCCAGCGAACGCGTAGCTGCGGCGCACGAGAACCTCAGCTACGGCACCAAGAGCACCGAGTTCATGGCGCCGCCGTCGTTCGCGTTCGCGCTGATGCGCACCGCGGTGCTCAGCCTGGCGGAGAAGCATCCGGCGGTCCGTTCGCTGATCAATCCGCGCCAGAGCTCGGCCATCGCCTATGCGGACTCCCCGTTGAACGCGCCGCAGGAGGAAGCCTGGAATGCCGGACCGGCGTCCGGCACCGTGCTGCCGGAATGCCCGCTGACCGTGGTGCGCGACGGCGTGGAATCGGTTCGGCACATGACCGACCTGCTGGGCGCCGGCTTCACCATCTTCCAGTTCGCGGCGGGGGAGGGCGGCGATACGGCTTTGGCGGACGTGCCGGCAACGCTGGTGACGATCACCAAGCGCAGGAAGATTGATGCCAGCGCTCCTTACGGCTGGGACCACACGGGCCGCCTGTTCGCGCTGTACGGCGCCGAAGCGGGCGGCGTGTACCTGGTGCGCCCGGACGGCCACGTTGCCGGCCGCTGGCATGCTCCCTCCGCGGCGACGGTACTTGCCGCCATCGAGCGCGTGCTGCATCCGCAAACCCGCTAA
- a CDS encoding SRPBCC family protein gives MLVEVQVTINASRAAVWAAITDIENAAKFISGIEAIEVLDRPADGLVGLKWRETRILFGKPASADKWITDAAENEFYKTRAESDGFVFLSTMRISESGGAVTLSSIHDSQPQGIAAKIMSIPMTLFFKGVAKKALLQDLNDIKSAVEQEKSIAA, from the coding sequence ATGCTCGTCGAAGTACAGGTCACCATCAACGCATCCAGGGCAGCGGTCTGGGCCGCGATCACCGACATCGAAAACGCCGCCAAATTCATCAGCGGGATCGAAGCCATCGAGGTGCTCGACCGGCCGGCCGACGGGCTCGTCGGGCTGAAGTGGCGCGAGACGCGCATCTTGTTCGGCAAGCCCGCCAGCGCGGACAAGTGGATCACCGATGCTGCCGAGAACGAGTTCTACAAGACGCGGGCGGAAAGCGACGGATTCGTCTTCCTGTCCACCATGCGTATTTCAGAGAGCGGCGGTGCCGTCACACTGAGCAGCATTCATGACTCGCAGCCACAAGGTATCGCCGCGAAAATCATGTCGATTCCAATGACGCTATTCTTCAAGGGCGTGGCGAAAAAGGCCCTGCTGCAGGACCTGAACGATATCAAGTCCGCCGTCGAACAGGAAAAATCGATCGCGGCGTAA
- a CDS encoding cytochrome b, whose protein sequence is MNENKLRSASPGSRWRYATPAILLHWVLAVLIVTLVTIGWYMLSIEEDPRSAWYFDKHKSFGMIAFVLVLLRIWWRARHRPAPLPASVPGWQVALAHFTQWSLYGCLFLMPVLGFLGASYSEDGVTFFGSHLPAWAVQNHDRSELLFSLHIGLAWVMVALIALHVAGALKHLLVDKDGVFQRMWPR, encoded by the coding sequence ATGAATGAAAACAAATTGAGGAGCGCGTCGCCGGGGTCGCGTTGGCGCTATGCGACACCAGCGATTCTGCTGCACTGGGTACTGGCGGTGCTGATCGTAACCCTGGTGACAATCGGCTGGTACATGCTGTCGATTGAAGAGGATCCGCGTAGTGCCTGGTATTTCGACAAGCACAAGTCGTTCGGAATGATCGCGTTCGTACTGGTGCTGCTGCGTATCTGGTGGCGCGCCCGGCATCGTCCCGCGCCACTTCCGGCCAGTGTCCCGGGTTGGCAGGTCGCACTTGCGCACTTCACGCAGTGGAGTCTTTATGGCTGCCTCTTTCTGATGCCTGTTCTTGGCTTCCTGGGGGCCTCGTACAGCGAAGACGGCGTCACGTTCTTCGGCTCGCACCTGCCGGCTTGGGCAGTGCAAAACCACGATCGCTCCGAATTGCTGTTCTCGTTGCACATCGGCTTGGCGTGGGTGATGGTCGCGCTGATCGCCCTTCATGTGGCCGGCGCATTGAAGCACCTGCTGGTCGACAAAGATGGCGTGTTCCAGCGCATGTGGCCTCGCTAG
- the hmgA gene encoding homogentisate 1,2-dioxygenase, protein MTLDYQSGFGNEFATEALPGALPVGRNSPQRAPYGLYAEQLSGTAFTAPRHSNRRSWLYRIRPAAVHGHFTPIDSGRLTSRFDEPAPSPNQLRWDPLRLPSAPTDFVAGLVTMGGNGSPEAGSGCGIHLYAANRSMERFFYNADGELLIVPQQGALVIATELGTLRIEPQEIAVIPRGVRFQVRLEGDAARGYVCENYGALFRLPDLGVIGSNGLANPRDFQTPVACYEEREGDFELVAKFQGRLWSAPIGHSPLDVVAWHGNYAPYKYDLRRFNTIGSISYDHPDPSIFLVLQAPSDTPGVDTIDFVIFPPRWLAAEDTFRPPWFHRNFASEFMGLIHGAYDAKAEGFVPGGASLHNCMSGHGPDAATFDKASAADTSRPDLVSDTMAFMFETPTVIRPTSYAVESAQLQADYTECWRGLGKRFDPARR, encoded by the coding sequence ATGACTCTCGACTATCAATCCGGCTTCGGCAACGAATTTGCCACCGAAGCGCTGCCCGGCGCGCTGCCGGTCGGGCGCAATTCGCCGCAGCGCGCTCCCTACGGCCTGTACGCCGAACAGCTGTCCGGGACCGCGTTCACCGCGCCGCGCCACAGCAACCGGCGCTCGTGGCTGTACCGGATCCGCCCGGCCGCCGTGCACGGGCACTTCACGCCGATCGACAGCGGCCGGCTGACCAGCCGCTTCGACGAGCCGGCGCCGTCGCCCAACCAGTTGCGCTGGGACCCGCTGCGGCTGCCATCGGCGCCCACCGACTTCGTCGCCGGCCTGGTGACGATGGGCGGCAACGGCAGTCCCGAAGCCGGCAGCGGCTGCGGCATTCACCTGTACGCGGCGAACCGCTCGATGGAGCGCTTCTTCTACAACGCCGACGGTGAACTGCTTATCGTGCCGCAGCAGGGCGCTTTGGTCATCGCCACCGAGCTTGGCACCTTGCGCATCGAGCCGCAGGAGATCGCCGTGATCCCGCGCGGCGTACGCTTCCAGGTCCGGCTCGAAGGCGACGCCGCGCGCGGCTACGTCTGCGAAAACTACGGCGCGCTGTTTCGCCTGCCCGACCTGGGCGTGATCGGCTCCAACGGCCTGGCCAATCCGCGCGATTTCCAAACCCCGGTGGCGTGCTACGAAGAGCGCGAGGGCGACTTCGAGCTGGTAGCCAAGTTCCAGGGACGCCTGTGGAGCGCGCCGATCGGCCATTCGCCGCTCGACGTCGTTGCATGGCACGGCAACTACGCGCCCTACAAATACGACCTGCGCCGCTTCAACACCATCGGCTCGATCAGCTACGACCATCCGGATCCGTCGATCTTCCTGGTGCTGCAGGCGCCCAGCGATACGCCGGGAGTGGACACCATCGACTTCGTGATCTTTCCGCCGCGCTGGCTGGCCGCCGAGGACACCTTCCGTCCGCCCTGGTTTCACCGCAATTTCGCCAGCGAGTTCATGGGCCTGATCCACGGCGCCTACGACGCCAAGGCGGAAGGCTTCGTGCCGGGCGGCGCGTCGCTGCACAACTGCATGAGCGGACACGGGCCGGACGCCGCCACCTTCGACAAGGCCAGCGCCGCCGACACCAGCCGTCCCGACCTGGTGAGCGACACGATGGCCTTCATGTTCGAGACGCCCACCGTGATCCGGCCCACCAGCTACGCCGTCGAATCGGCGCAACTGCAGGCCGATTACACCGAATGCTGGCGCGGCCTGGGCAAGCGCTTCGACCCGGCGCGCCGTTGA
- a CDS encoding LuxR C-terminal-related transcriptional regulator, producing the protein MRYWHLDRPPPAVPLDLSQVTGLVAAIGQADATSFASEVLGTLGAAAKISQCTIFAYEFGNRPRTVSVADRRGGRFLRDVADVYSKLYYVLDGNQGIVTAPQAAKPGAPMVIHQQTSADIIHEGYRAVCYSDPNVCDRLSLLLQPADHIWLSVNLYRDSANANFQPQEIALVEALAPLIGHAARHHYALHGQSQQGIPQLMLARLRSICPSLPKRELDVVRGVLEGCSAAEIGEMLGIKPASVVTYQKRAYQRLGISSQRQLFALCLSSEKP; encoded by the coding sequence ATGCGCTACTGGCACCTCGACCGTCCCCCTCCCGCCGTCCCGCTCGACCTGTCGCAGGTGACCGGCCTGGTGGCGGCCATCGGCCAGGCTGATGCAACCTCGTTTGCCTCCGAAGTGCTGGGCACGCTGGGCGCCGCGGCGAAGATCTCGCAATGCACGATCTTCGCGTATGAATTCGGCAACCGGCCGCGCACGGTGTCGGTGGCGGACCGGCGCGGCGGCCGATTCCTGCGCGACGTCGCCGACGTCTATTCGAAGCTGTATTACGTTTTGGACGGCAACCAGGGCATCGTCACTGCGCCGCAGGCGGCAAAGCCGGGGGCGCCGATGGTGATCCACCAGCAGACCAGCGCCGACATCATCCACGAAGGCTACCGCGCCGTCTGCTACAGCGACCCCAATGTCTGCGACCGACTGTCGCTGCTGTTGCAGCCGGCCGACCACATCTGGCTGTCGGTGAACCTGTACCGCGACAGCGCCAACGCCAATTTCCAGCCCCAGGAGATTGCGCTGGTCGAGGCGCTGGCGCCGCTGATCGGCCACGCCGCCAGACACCACTACGCCTTGCACGGCCAGAGCCAGCAGGGCATCCCGCAGCTGATGCTGGCGCGCCTGCGCAGCATCTGCCCATCACTGCCCAAACGCGAACTCGACGTCGTGCGCGGCGTGCTCGAGGGGTGCTCGGCCGCCGAAATCGGCGAGATGCTCGGCATCAAGCCCGCGAGCGTCGTCACCTACCAGAAACGCGCCTACCAGCGGCTCGGCATCTCCAGCCAGCGCCAGTTGTTCGCCCTCTGCCTCTCCTCAGAGAAACCTTGA